Within Mycobacterium heckeshornense, the genomic segment CCGGGTAGCTCGCCACCCCGTCCACGTCGTCGATGCGCAGCCCGGCGTCTGCGATGGCCCTGGTGACCGCTTCGATGGTCAGGTCAAGCCCGGTGCGCCCCAACCGCCGTCCCACTTGCGACTTCCCGGCGCCGGTGATAACGGCCTTGCCGTCGAACGGGCCGCTCATACGCTTGCGTTCGCCTCGGTGGCAGGTCGGAACAGAGGAACCCAGACGCGCGCGTCTTCGTCACCGGATGTCGGCGCCCACTCTTCGAAGAACACTTCGACCTGCAGGCCGACACGAATGTCCTCGATCGCGATGTTGACGATGTTGGTGATGAGCCGAACGTCGGGCTCGTCGTTAAGCTCGACCATCGCGACGATGTATGGCGGTTCAAAACCGGGGATCCACGGTTGACGGTTGACGGTGTACGCAGCCACCGTTGCCCGTCCGGAGACCGGCTTCGGTGCGACGTCGGTGCTGCGGCACCGCCAGCAGACGGGCCCGGGCGGATGGAAGAAACGATCGCACCCGCGGCAATGCGCAATCAGCAACTCGCCGCGCGCGCCACCGCTCCAGAACGCTTTTGAGTCGGCGGTGGGGGTGGGCGCCAGCCGCAATGCTGGCCGCGTGTATGACGGCAGGCCCGCGGGCTGGTGTGCTTGCGACCCATCACCCAATTTCTGACCTCCTTGTCTGCTACTTTTCGCGATGATGCAGCTGATTCCTGGCGCCACCGCTGTCCAACCTGACACAGCTGGTCATCACTGTCCAGGGCTCTTCCTGGCGATCTGCAAATGCGACGAGAGACGCTATACACCTCCTCGCGAGATCAACTGCGCGGCGATCACATTGCGCTGTATCTCGTTGGTGCCCTCGCCGACGATCATCAACGGGGCGTCGCGGAAGTAGCGTTCGACGTCGTACTCGGTGGAATAGCCGTAGCCGCCGTGGATTCGGATTGCATTGAGCGCTATCTCCATCGCCACTTCGGAGGCGAACAACTTGGCCATCCCGGCCTCCATGTCACAGCGGTCCCCGCTGTCGAACTTTTCCGCGGCATACCTCGTGAGCTGCCTCGCAGCCGTCAGCTTGGTAGCCATGTCGGCCAGATAGTTGCCGACCGACTGATGTTTCCAGATCGGCCGCCCGAAGCTCTCCCGCTGCTGGGCATAGCCGAGGGCGTCCTCAAGCGCGGCCGTCGCGACACCCAGTGCCCGCGCCGCGACCTGAATACGTCCGGTCTCAAGACCTTTCATCATCTGCCCAAAGCCACGGCCGGCTATGCCACCGAGGATCGCCGATGCAGGCACCCGGTAGTCGTCGAAGCGTAGTTCGCACGATTCCACGCCCTTGTAGCCAAGCTTAGGCAGATCCCGCGAGACCGACAGCCCAGGACCGTGCTCGACGAGAACCACCGACATGCCCTTGTGGCGCGGCGTGGCGTATGGGTCGGTCTTGCACAGCAGCGCGATTAGACCCGATCGGCGAGCGTTGCTAATCCAGGTCTTCGCGCCGTTGATGACGAGGTCGGTTCCGTCGACATGTGCGACGGTGCTCATCGCTTGTAAGTCGGAGCCACCACCGGGCTCTGTCAGGGCCATGGTGGCCCGCAACTCGCCGGTGGCCATGGTGGGCAGGTACTTTCGCTTCTGCTCTTCGGTACCGAACAGCGACAGCAGCTTGGCCACCACGGTGTGGCCGCCCATCGCGCCGGCCAAACTCATCCAGCCGCGGGCCAACTCCTGGGTCACCCAGACATAGCAGGGCATCGAAACGGGACAGCCGCCGTATTCGTCAGGTATCGCCAAGCCAAATATCCCGATGCGTTTCATCTGCTCGATCCAGGCTTCGGGATAGACGTCGGCATGCTCGACTTCGCGCACCGTCGGCTTGACGTCGCGGTCGATGAACGCCCGGACCGTCTCGACTAATAGGCTTTCTTCGTCATTCAATCCGGCGTTCATCGCATTCCACTGAGAAGGTGGCGGGCTATGACTTCGCGCTGGACCTCGGTGGCACCTTCACCGAGCCGCTTGACACGCAAATCGCGGAACCAACGTTCCAGTGGTAGCTCCTTCGACAGCCCCAGCGCGCCGTGTATTTGGATGCAACGGTCCAGTACCCGATAGGCGATTTCGGTACCGTAGAGCTTGGCGACGGATGCGTCGACTCGGACATCGTGGCCGAGGTCGGCGTTCCAGGCGGCCTGATACACCAGCAGGCGCGCGGCCCGCAGCTCCACTTCGCTGTCGACGAGCATCCATTGGATGCCCTGCTTGTCGGCGAGCTTGCCACCGAAAACATCCCTATCCCTGGCCCACTGACAAGTGCGGTCTAGTGCCACCTGCGCGATGCCAATGGGGCCGGCAGCATAGATGATGCGGCTGTGCACCAGAAAATCGCTGGCCAGTGCGAGGCCCTGGCCCTCTTCGCCGATGAGCCGATCCGCCGGAATCCGGACGTTGTCGAAGTGCAGTTCGCAGGGATCAAATGACGCCATCACCTCGATACGGCTGAAAGTAATCCCCGGGGTGTCTTTTTCGACGATGAAACATGAGATGCCGTTGCGGCCTTCACCGGTGCGTGCGTACACCACACCCCAGTCAGCCTCGAGAGCATGCGAAATCCACATTTTCGAACCGTTGAGGACATAGGCGTTGCCGTCACGAACGGCTTTCAGTTTGATGGCCCGTGCCGGATCGGACCCTCCGGATGCCTCGGTGATCGCGGTGTAGGCCTTGGTCATCGTGCCGTCGATGATCGGCTTGGCGTAAGTGGCGAACTGCTCGGGGGAAGCCTTGAACATGACATTGGGGGGGTTTCCGCCGAATGCGCCCAGCGCTGGAAAGAATGCGCCCATACGGCATTTGGCCGCCTCTTCTGCGACCACGACCTGACCGAGCACGCTCAATCCGGCACCGCCGAACTCCTCCGGGGTCTGCAGGGCCCACAACCCCAGTTTGCGTGCCTTCGC encodes:
- a CDS encoding Zn-ribbon domain-containing OB-fold protein is translated as MRLAPTPTADSKAFWSGGARGELLIAHCRGCDRFFHPPGPVCWRCRSTDVAPKPVSGRATVAAYTVNRQPWIPGFEPPYIVAMVELNDEPDVRLITNIVNIAIEDIRVGLQVEVFFEEWAPTSGDEDARVWVPLFRPATEANASV
- a CDS encoding acyl-CoA dehydrogenase family protein, translated to MNAGLNDEESLLVETVRAFIDRDVKPTVREVEHADVYPEAWIEQMKRIGIFGLAIPDEYGGCPVSMPCYVWVTQELARGWMSLAGAMGGHTVVAKLLSLFGTEEQKRKYLPTMATGELRATMALTEPGGGSDLQAMSTVAHVDGTDLVINGAKTWISNARRSGLIALLCKTDPYATPRHKGMSVVLVEHGPGLSVSRDLPKLGYKGVESCELRFDDYRVPASAILGGIAGRGFGQMMKGLETGRIQVAARALGVATAALEDALGYAQQRESFGRPIWKHQSVGNYLADMATKLTAARQLTRYAAEKFDSGDRCDMEAGMAKLFASEVAMEIALNAIRIHGGYGYSTEYDVERYFRDAPLMIVGEGTNEIQRNVIAAQLISRGGV
- a CDS encoding acyl-CoA dehydrogenase family protein — translated: MSTDQTGAWELPEELILLRETVRRFMAAYVHPIEDTLPHDSIGLPRDQLVDLQAKARKLGLWALQTPEEFGGAGLSVLGQVVVAEEAAKCRMGAFFPALGAFGGNPPNVMFKASPEQFATYAKPIIDGTMTKAYTAITEASGGSDPARAIKLKAVRDGNAYVLNGSKMWISHALEADWGVVYARTGEGRNGISCFIVEKDTPGITFSRIEVMASFDPCELHFDNVRIPADRLIGEEGQGLALASDFLVHSRIIYAAGPIGIAQVALDRTCQWARDRDVFGGKLADKQGIQWMLVDSEVELRAARLLVYQAAWNADLGHDVRVDASVAKLYGTEIAYRVLDRCIQIHGALGLSKELPLERWFRDLRVKRLGEGATEVQREVIARHLLSGMR